A single Gambusia affinis linkage group LG22, SWU_Gaff_1.0, whole genome shotgun sequence DNA region contains:
- the sesn1 gene encoding sestrin-1 isoform X2, producing MRHAIAPSENVENNSVAVTDLFKICTHCERLTKKDLGIRIPRPLGSGPSRFIPEKEILQVSKVDARTQAIFEDAFAALHRLDNISLVMSFHPQYLGSFLRTQHYLLQMDGPLPLHYRHYICIMAAARHQCSYLVNLHVNDFLQVGGNTKWLNGLNEAPQKLQQLGEINKILAHRPWLLTKEHIERLLKAEEHSWSLAELIHGVVLLTHYHSLSSFTFGCGIMPEINCDGGHTFRPPSVSQYCVCDIANGNGHANHHNDLLGNQEMCGEVEELMERMKQLQECRDDEEASQEEMATRFEREKTESMLVVTSEDEECVPSRDISRHFEDTSYGYQDFSRRGEQVPTFRAQDYSWEDHGFSLVNRLYPDVGQMLDEKFQMAYNLTYNTMATHKDVDTSMLRRAIWNYIHCMFGIRYDDYDYGEINQLLDRSFKIYIKTMVCSPEKTTKRMYESFWRQFQHSEKVHVNLLLMEARMQAELLYALRAITRYMT from the exons ATGAGGCACGCCATCGCACCGTCAGAAAACGTGGAGAATAATTCAGTCGCAGTGACAGACTTGTTTAAGATATGCACCCATTGTGAACGGCTCaccaaaaag GATTTAGGCATAAGGATCCCAAGACCCCTAGGAAGTGGACCAAGCAGATTTATCCCTGAAAAAGAG attcttCAAGTCAGTAAAGTGGACGCCAGGACGCAGGCGATATTTGAGGATGCATTTGCAGCCCTCCATCGGCTGGACAACATTTCCCTCGTGATGAGCTTCCACCCACAGTACCTGGGGAGCTTTCTCCGTACGCAGCACTACCTGCTGCAGATGGACGGACCCCTGCCTTTGCACTATAGGCACTACATCTGCATTATG GCGGCTGCTCGCCACCAGTGCTCCTACCTGGTCAACCTGCACGTGAACGACTTCCTTCAGGTCGGGGGGAACACAAAGTGGTTGAACGGCCTGAACGAAGCGCCgcagaaactgcagcagctcGGGGAGATCAACAAAATCCTAGCCCACCGTCCGTGGCTTCTCACCAAGGAGCACATCGAG CGCCTCCTGAAGGCCGAGGAGCACAGCTGGTCCCTGGCAGAGCTCATCCACGGCGTCGTCCTGCTCACCCACTACCACTCCCTCTCCTCCTTCACGTTTGGCTGCGGCATCATGCCAGAGATCAACTGCGACGGCGGACACACGTTCAGACCGCCCTCCGTTAGCCAATACTGTGTGTGCGACATAGCCAACGGCAACGGCCACGCCAATCATCACAACGATTTGCTGGGCAATCAG GAGATGTGCGGCGAGGTGGAAGAACTGATGGAGAGGATGAAACAGCTGCAGGAATGCCGTGACGATGAAGAGGCCAGCCAGGAAGAGATGGCCACTCGCTTTGAAAGGGAGAAGACGGAAAGCATGCTGGTGGTCACGTCGGAGGATGAGGAGTGCGTCCCCTCCAGAGACATTTCTCGTCACTTTGAGGACACCAGCTACGGCTACCAGGACTTCTCCAGGAGGGGGGAACAGGTGCCCACATTCAGAGCTCAG GACTACAGCTGGGAGGACCACGGCTTCTCTCTGGTCAACAGGTTGTATCCTGATGTGGGCCAGATGCTGGACGAGAAGTTTCAGATGGCCTACAACCTCACATACAACACCATGGCCACACATAAGGACGTGGACACCAGCATGCTGCGCAGAGCCATCTGGAACTACATCCACTGCATGTTTGGCATCAG GTATGACGACTATGATTATGGGGAGATAAATCAGCTTCTGGACCGCAGCTTTAAGATCTATATCAAGACCATGGTGTGCAGCCCTGAGAAGACCACCAAACGAATGTATGAGAGTTTCTGGAGGCAGTTTCAGCACTCCGAGAAG GTCCACGTTAATCTGCTTCTTATGGAAGCACGGATGCAAGCAGAACTGTTATACGCTCTGAGAGCGATCACCCGCTACATGACATGA